One genomic window of Mauremys mutica isolate MM-2020 ecotype Southern chromosome 5, ASM2049712v1, whole genome shotgun sequence includes the following:
- the STAP1 gene encoding signal-transducing adaptor protein 1 isoform X5 — MIILDFEQYWTELRGTTLFFYSDKKTPTYLEKLELTNLTSVVNVYPDEKCGAQFILMLRNEKVELKVEDYDSGEEWKGFILTVTQLSVPVCISLLPGQLIKLHDVLEKEKKRRTAMEESPSASLSTEETNNGDVNILSTMPECFYAVSRQKAIEMLEKNPSWGNLILRPGSDSKNYSVTIRQVIDGPCIKHYRVMNMGKGYTIELARPVIRPSLHDVIGYFVNQTQGSLKPFVTHTYDNKLGMRLVSTSELSLEHAPREMHPAIVSQPRAKPPRSRMPEKETAPLQQYPVARYVHETRGKEMKERVKRQAADRQRANQPL, encoded by the exons TATTTAGAGAAACTAGAGCTGACGAATTTGACATCAGTAGTGAACGTTTATCCAGATGAAAAGTGCGGTGCACAGTTTATCCTGATGCTGAGAAATGAGAAAGTGGAGCTGAAG GTCGAGGACTATGACAGTGGGGAGGAATGGAAAGGCTTTATCCTCACAGTCACACAG TTGTCAGTTCCAGTGTGTATATCACTGCTACCTGGACAACTTATTAAGCTGCATGACGTgctagagaaagaaaagaaaaggaggacTGCCATGGAAGAGTCACCCAGTGCATCTTTGAGCACAGAGGAGACAAACAATGGAGATGTTAACATATTGAGCACTATGCCAGA GTGTTTCTATGCAGTGTCACGACAGAAAGCGATTGAGATGTTAGAGAAGAATCCTTCTTGGGGTAACTTGATCCTGCGGCCTGGTAGTGACAGTAAGAACTACTCAGTCACTATCAGACAGGTGATAGA tgGTCCATGCATAAAGCACTACCGAGTGATGAACATGGGCAAAGGTTACACAATTGAACTGGCAAGACCA GTTATACGCCCGAGCCTTCATGATGTCATTGGTTACTTTGTGAATCAAACCCAAGGCAGCTTGAAGCCATTTGTCACACACACGTATGACAACAAATTGGGTATGCGGCTTGTTTCTACAT CTGAACTTTCTTTAGAGCATGCCCCAAGAGAGATGCACCCGGCGATTGTCTCTCAGCCCAGAGCCAAGCCTCCCCGGAGCCGTATGCCTGAGAAAGAAACAGCACCGCTTCAGCAGTATCCTGTAGCCAGATACGTGCATG AAACTCGTGGCAAAGAGATGAAAGAAAGAGTGAAGAGACAAGCAGCTGACAGACAACGTGCAAATCAACCCCTTTGA